DNA from Cystobacter fuscus DSM 2262:
GAAGATGAAGACCACGATGATGACGAGCACGACGGCCTCGAACAGCGTGTGGATCACCTCGTCGATGGACGACTGCACCGCGAGCGTGGTGTCGAAGGCGCGCTCGTACACGAGCCCCGGCGGGAAGTTGGCCTTGAGCCGCTCGAGCTCCTTCTCCACGTTGGCGCGCACCTCCAGGGCGTTGGAGCCGGCGAGCTGGGAGATGCCCAGGCCCACCGCCTCCTGGCCGTTGAAGCGCAGGAGCTGGTTGTAGTTCTCCGCGCCCAGCTCCACCCGGCCGATGTCCCGCACCTGCACGAGCGAGCCATCCGTGCCGCGCTGCACGACGATGTTCTCGAACTGCTGGGGCGTGGAGAGCTGGCCGAGCACCTGCACGTTGATTTGAAACGACTGGCCCGTGGGCGCGGGAGGTTGGCCCACCTGGCCGGCGGCCACCTGCACGTTCTGCTCGCGCAGCGCGTTCGTCACGTCCGCGGCGGTGAGGCCGCGGCTGGCGAGCCTGGTGGGATCCAACCACAGGCGCATGGCGAAGCGGCGCTCGCCGAAGATGCGCACGTCGCCCACGCCCTTGACGCGCAGGAGCGCGTCGCGGATGTAGACGTCCGCGTAGTTGCTCAGGAAGCCGATGTCATAGCGCTTCTCCTTGTCATACACGCCGTAGGTGACGAGCAGCTGGGACTGCGCCTTGTTGATGACGATGCCCAGTGCGTTCACCTCCGAGGGCAGACGCGCCGAGGCGGTGGCGACGCGGTTCTGCACGTCCACCGCCGCCACGTCGATGTCGCGCTCGGGATCGAAGGTGATGGTGATGGTGCTCTGGCCGTTGTTGCTGCTGGTGGAGGAGATGTAGCGCATGCCCTCCAGGCCGTTGAGCTGGCGCTCCAGCACCGTCGTCACCGCGCTCTCCACCGTCTCGGCGGAGGCGCCCAGGTAGTTGGCCGTCACCGTCACCTGGGGCGCGGCCAGGTTGGGGTACTGCTCGACGGGCAGGCTGGGGATGGCGATGGCGCCCACCAGCGTGATGAGGATGGAGATGACGCTCGCGAAGATGGGCCGCTTGATGAAGAAGTCAGAGAACATGTGTCTTCACCTGCCCCCGTCCGTGCCGCCCGTGCCCGCGTCGCGAGGGCCCGCGGTGCCCGCGTCGGCGGGCTCACCCGTGCCCGTGTTCGCGGCGCCTCCCACGCCCTGCTCCTCCTGCTCCGGCCTCGGCTTCGCCGGTTTGGGCTCGATGGGCTGGCCGTCGCGGATGGCCTGCAGCGAGCCGATGATGACGGGCGTGCCCTGCTTCAGGCCTCCGAGCACTTCGTAGTGGTTGTCCTGGAGCTGGCCGAGCTTCACCGGCGTGCGCTGCGCCACGCTCATGCCGCCATCCCCCTCGGCCACGACGGTAGCGAAGAACTGGCTGCTCTGCTGCGACACGGCGTACGTGGGCAGGCGCAGCGCCTGGCGCTCGGAGTACACCACCTGGGCGTGCACCACCTGGCCGTTGCGCAGCCCCACCGCGTTGTCGAAGGCGGCCTTGAGCTCCACGAGCTGCGTCGTCGGATTGGGCGTGGGGGCCACGAAGAAGACGGGGGCGCTCACCACCGGCTTGCCGTCCTGATCGAGCACCTCCAGGGGCGTGCGTCCCACCTCCACGTCCGCCGCGCGCTCGGCGGGGATGAACACGGACAGCTCCAGGGCGCGGCTCTGGTCCACGTTGGTGAGCGCCACCTGGGGCGTGACGTAGTCGCCCACCTTCACCGGGATGTTGCCCACCACGCCTTCGAAGGGCGCCGTCACCCGGTAGAAGCCGAGCGACACCTCCTGCTGTGACAGTTGGGCCTCGGCGTTGCGCGCGTTGGCCTCGGCGGCCGCCGCCTGCGACACCGCCTGCTCATAGTCCTGACGGCTCATCAGCCCCTCGCGCAGCAACTGCTCGGCGCGCTGGCGCGTGCTCTGGGCGAACTGGCGCTGGGCCTGGGCGGAGCTGCGCTGGGCCTGGGCGCTCTGCACTCCCGCTCGCCCGAGCCGCGGATCCACTTCCAGCAGCAGCTGGCCCTGCTTCACCTGCTCGCCGGGCTTCACCGCGATGCGCTGCACGTAGCCCGCCACCTGCGGATAGAGAGTGATGCTGCGCCGGGAGATGAGCGTGCCCAGGTACTCGCCGATGTCGCGCACCGGACCGGGCTCGAGCTTGAGCACCTCCACCTGCATGGGCTTGCCCGCGGCGGCCCCTCCCGGACCTCCCGCTCCTTGCTGGGGGCCCCCCGCGTTGCCGCCGGAACTCTGACAGCCGGCCAGGGTCAGCACCGTCAACCACACCCCTACACCACGACTCACCAGTCGCATGCTGCCTCCACCAAGAATGATTCGATTCGCGCCTGGAAGAACTGGAGTTCGCTCACCACCAGGTTCAGCTCCGCCTGCCGCAGCGCCGCCGCCGACACCACCAGGTCCTGACTCGTTCCCGCTCCCACCTCGAAGGAGCGACGGGTGAGCCGGTCGTTCTCCGCCGCCAGCTCCCTGGCGCGCTGGGCGATGCGCTGCTGCTCGCCCGCCACGTCCACGTTGCGGCGCACGCGGCGCACCTCCACCGTGGCCGAGCGCTCCACGTTCACCGCCGCCTGCCGCGCGATGTCCTCCTGGGCCCGCGCCTGCCACACCAGGCCCTCGCGCACGCCGCCGTCATAGAAGGGCAGGGTGAGCACCGCGCCGATGTTCCAGATGGGCACGCGCGCGAAGCCCGGATCCACCGTGAGGGCCGTCACGCTGCTCTGCGCCTGCAGCGTGGGCAGGTACTGGGAGCGCGCCGCCGACACCTGGCGTTCCGCTGCCTCCACCTGGGCGCGTGCCGCCGCCTGGTCCGGCCGCTGTTGGAGCTCCTGCAGCGCGCGGCATTCCCGCTGGCCCCGGTTGATCAGCTCCTCCAGGGACAGCCCGCCGCCGAGCCCGACCGGTTGGGGGCTGCCCAGCAGCAAGCCCAGGGCGTCGCGTGCCTGACGCAGCGATTCGTCGCCGGATACCACCTGCGCGCGCGCCGCCTCCGCGTCCTGCTCCAGGCGGATGACATCCAGGCGGGTGCCCGCGCCCAGCTCCATCCGCCGTTGCGCGAGCGCCAGCCGCTCCAGCGAGGAGCGCAGGTTGACGCGGTTGACCTCGGCGAGGCGCTCGGAGGCGGCCACCTGGGCCAGGGTCTGGGCGAG
Protein-coding regions in this window:
- a CDS encoding efflux RND transporter periplasmic adaptor subunit; amino-acid sequence: MRLVSRGVGVWLTVLTLAGCQSSGGNAGGPQQGAGGPGGAAAGKPMQVEVLKLEPGPVRDIGEYLGTLISRRSITLYPQVAGYVQRIAVKPGEQVKQGQLLLEVDPRLGRAGVQSAQAQRSSAQAQRQFAQSTRQRAEQLLREGLMSRQDYEQAVSQAAAAEANARNAEAQLSQQEVSLGFYRVTAPFEGVVGNIPVKVGDYVTPQVALTNVDQSRALELSVFIPAERAADVEVGRTPLEVLDQDGKPVVSAPVFFVAPTPNPTTQLVELKAAFDNAVGLRNGQVVHAQVVYSERQALRLPTYAVSQQSSQFFATVVAEGDGGMSVAQRTPVKLGQLQDNHYEVLGGLKQGTPVIIGSLQAIRDGQPIEPKPAKPRPEQEEQGVGGAANTGTGEPADAGTAGPRDAGTGGTDGGR
- a CDS encoding TolC family protein yields the protein MTSYLFAAVLSHVVLAPGVTLAQASPAPAPPPEAATQPPQPEVSDPMLAPVAPAPIQVGSWDEALQMLRQRSTELGTALARVESASGQRRVELAGLLPTLNGSASVQYNLLGPTVAIGGAPGNGAGGGGAGGGVGGLTTTSPLGTANVAASLPLFDLQAVHSLRAADATRQAAEFSLDETRRQLTRTLAQTLAQVAASERLAEVNRVNLRSSLERLALAQRRMELGAGTRLDVIRLEQDAEAARAQVVSGDESLRQARDALGLLLGSPQPVGLGGGLSLEELINRGQRECRALQELQQRPDQAAARAQVEAAERQVSAARSQYLPTLQAQSSVTALTVDPGFARVPIWNIGAVLTLPFYDGGVREGLVWQARAQEDIARQAAVNVERSATVEVRRVRRNVDVAGEQQRIAQRARELAAENDRLTRRSFEVGAGTSQDLVVSAAALRQAELNLVVSELQFFQARIESFLVEAACDW